In Nocardia terpenica, the genomic window TCGAAAGCCTGTGTGCCGGTGGATGATTCGGCGGATCGGCGGTTTCGGCCGGGGCGGCGGGCGCGCTGCTGCGCGGCTCGCTGTGCCCGGTCGGCGCGGTAGCGGCGCGGTCCGCCGTTGCGGGCGACCTCCCGGCTCACCGTCGAGGTGGGGCGGTCCAGCTGGCGGGCTATCTCGGCGTAGTCGAGGCCCGCGGCCAACCCCTCGGCAATACATTCCCGATCCAACCGGGTGAGTCTGCCGCCGGGCATCGGCTCCCCTCCTCTGCTCGCGAACGGCGTGCGTTCGTATTCAGGACCATTGCAACCACAGTAGCTGTGAATTGCGTTCGTGGGCAGAAGTATTGCAACCGATTCGGCGAATCTACCTGCGGGACAGCGGAAACGGGCGGCTAATTCGTTGAGCGAACGGCGAATTCGACTTAGCGTGCGGGGTGTCCCAGCAGAATCGAGGAGTCGCAATGACCGAATCGTTGCCCATCATCACCGAGCTGCCGCTCGAGCGCCCGGCCGGACGGCCCTTCGATCCGCCCGCCGAATTGCGCGCCCTGCGGGAGCGCGAACCGTTGACCCGCATGGATTTTCCCGACGGGCACCGGGGATGGTTGGCGACCGGGCACGCCGTCGTGCGGGCCATACTCGCCGATCCGAGGTTCAGCAACCGCACCGATGTGCTGCACAGCCCGATCAAGGGGGCTCCGGCGCCCGGCCCGACGCCGCCGGGGACGTTCCTGCGCTACGACCCGCCGGAGCACACCCGATTTCGGAACCTGCTGGTCGGCCGCTTCACCGTGCGCCGCATGCGGATGCTGACCGAGCGCGTCGAGGAACTGACCGCCGGATGCCTGGACGCGATGGCGCGCCACGGCGGGCCGGTGGATCTGGTCGAGGCGTTCGCCCGGCCGATTCCGGAGCTGGTGATCTGCGAACTGCTCGGGGTGCCGACGGCCGACCACGATCGGTTCCGCCGGTTGGCCGCGTCGCCCGGTCACGAGGCCACCGCCCGGGAGATCCTCGACGAGGCGAGCGATCTCTTCGACGACATCATGGACTACATCCGGCATCTGGTCGCCGCCAAGCGGGCGAACCCGACCGACGACATGCTCAGCGAGCTGACCGCGAGCGATCTCACCGAGGACGAACTGGTCGGGGTCGGCTCCATGTTGTTCGCCGCCGGGGGCGAGACCACGGCGAATATGCTGGCGCTGGGCACCTATGCGCTGCTGCGCAATCCCGATCAGCTCGCCGCGCTGCGCGCCGATCCGGACCTGACCGATCGGGCGATCGAGGAGCTGCTGCGGTATCTGACGATCGCCCACATCACCACCCGGACCGCCACCGAGGACGTGGAATTGGCCGGGCACACCATCGAATCCGGTGCCACGGTGGTGCTGTCGCTATCGGCGGCGGATCGGGACGAGCGGCGCTTCGACGATCCGGATACTCTGGATGTCGAGCGTAACGCGGTGGGCCACTTGGCCTTCGGATACGGCGTGCACCAGTGCCTGGGCCAGCAGTTGGCGCGGGTGGAGATGCGGGTCGCCTTCCCGGCGCTGCTGTCCCGATTCCCGGGGCTGCGGCTTGCCGTCCCGCCGGAGGAGGTGCCGATGCGCAACGCTCTGGACATCGCCGGCGTGCGCCGCCTGCCGGTGATCTGGTAATCGCAGGGGAGGAAGCACGATGACCGAATCGTTGTCGCCCGCCATCGAACTACCGGTCGAGCGTCCACCGGGCCGCCCGTTCGACCCGGCCGCCGGGCTGGCCGCCATCCGGGAACGAGAGCCGTTGACCCGCTTGAAATTTCCCGGCGGCCACGTGGGCTGGCTGGCGACCGGGCATGCCGTCGTCCGCGCCGTGCTGGCCGATCCGCGGTTCAGCTCCCGCAGCGAGAACCTCCGCAGTCCCGTCGTGGAGCTGGATACGACGCGATCGGTCCCGGCGGGCATGTTCCTGCGTTACGACCCGCCGGAGCACACCCGGTTCCGGAACATGCTGACCGGCCGCTTCACCGTGCGCCGCATGCGGCTGCTGACCGAGCGCATCGAGGGTTTCACCGCCGAATGCCTGGACGCGATGCAACGCCAGGGCGGGCCGGTGGATCTGGTGACCGCGTTCGCCCGGCCGATTCCGGAACTGGTGATCTGCGACCTGCTCGGCGTGCCGGTGGCCGATCACGATCAGTTCAGCCGCCTGGCCGCCGCCTCCACCCCGGATGTGTCCCCGGAGGAGTTTGTCAACAAGAGAATCGACGCCTTCGACAGCGTCCTCGACTACATCCGGCATCTGGTCGCCGCCAAGCGCGCGAACCCGACCGACGACATGCTCAGCGAGCTGGCGGCCACCGACCTCACCGAGGACGAACTGGTCGGCGTCGGCGGCCTGCTGCTGGCGGCCGGGCTGGACACCACCGCGAACATGCTGGCGCTGGGAACCTTTGCGCTGCTGTGCAATCCGGAGCAGCTGGCGCTGCTGCGCGCGGACCCCGACCTGACCGACCGGGCCGTCGAGGAACTGCTGCGCTACCTGTCGATCGCACACACCGCGGTGCGCGGGGCGCTGGAGGACGTGGAACTGGCCGGGCATACTATCAGGGCGGGCGAATCGGTGGCGCTGTCGATCACGGCGGGCAACCGCGACCCGGAACGCTTCGACGACCCGGATACCCTGGACGTCGAGCGTAATGCGGTGGGACACTTGGCCTTCGGACACGGTGTCCACCAGTGTCTGGGCCAGCAGCTGGCGCGCGTGGAGATGCGGGTCGGCTACCGGGCACTGCTGGCCCGGTTCCCGGGGCTGCGGTTGGCGGTCCCGGCCGAGGAGGTGCCGCTGCGCGGCGCGATCGACATCGGGGGCGTGCGCAGCCTGCCGGTCACCTGGTAATCGCACGAAAGGAGAAGCGGCGATGCGAATCTCGGTGGACCGGGAGCGCTGTATCGGATCGGGAATGTGCGCGCTCACCGCGCCGGAGATCTTCGACCAAGACGACGACGAGGGCAAGGTGAAACTCCTCGACCCCCAGCCCCAGCACTGCCACGCGGAGGTCCGTGAGGCCGCCGTCGTATGCCCCTCCGGGGCCATCGAGGTCGAGGAGTAGGGATTGGGCCCCGGCGTGCGTAACCTTTGGCCCCGGCGTGCGTAATCCTTGGCCCCGGCGTGCTTTTGGCCGGGGCCCTACCTCAGCCCTTGTGCACCAGTGGGGACAGGGCCTTGCCTGCCAGTTCCAGGATGCCGGGCTCGTGGCCGTTGGCGACCATGTTCACGATGAGGCCGTCGACGCCGTGGTCGAGGACGCGGCGCTGGAACTGGTCGGCGACGTCGTCGGGGGTGCCGACGAACTGGCGGTCGGTCTGCGGCGGGACGCCGGGCATGTTGCGGGCCTGGCGGTCCAGGATTTCGCTCTGCAGCTTGCGGGCGCGGTCGCCGTCCTCGTCCAGGATCAGGAAGGCCAGGAAGCTGGTCTCCAGGGTCTCGGGATCGCGGCCGACCTCCGCGCAGCGCTGGCGCACCGCATCGATCTTGCGCGGCAGTTCGTTGGCGTCGCAGATGATGTTCAGATGGTCGCCGTAGCGGGCGGCCAGGCCGAAGGTCTTCTTCTCACCGCCGCCGCCGAGCATGATCGGCAGGTCGTCGCGGACGCGCGGCTCGTTCATGGCCTCGCGGGTGTGGTACCACTTGCCGTCGAAGGTGGGGCGTTGCCCGCGCAGCATCGGGTGGATGATCTGCAGCGCCTCGTCGAGCCGCTCGAAACGCTCGGCGAAGGTGCCGAATTCGAAGCCGAGGGCGTTGTGCTCGAGCTCGAACCAGCCCGCGCCGATGCCCAGCACCGCCCGGCCGCCGCTGACCACGTCCAGCGTGGTGACGGCCTTCGCCAGCAGCGTCGGGTTCCGGTAGGTGTTGCCGGTGACCAAGGTGGACAACTGGATTCGCTCGGTCGCGGTCGCCAGACCGCCCAGCGCCGTATACGCCTCGAGCATCGGCTCGTCGGGGGTGCCGAGCCCCGGCAGCTGATAGAAGTGATCCATCACGAACGCGGAGTCGAATCCGGCCGCCTCCGCCTCCCGCGCCTGCGCGATCACCGAGGGGAACAACTCACGGGCCGTGGTCGCGTGACTGAAGTTCGGCATTTGATAGCCAAGGCGAATGCTCATAGTTCAAAACTTAGGTACCCGCCCATACGCGGACAAGGGAACGTCCCGCCCTGGCAAGTCGGGCCGAATGCGTGTATTAAGGCGGCTCAGTCCTGCCCGGCGAGGTATTCGAGATACAGCGGCCGCAACACCTCGGCGATCTTGCCGTCCCCGGCATGCACATAGTCGTCGAGCATCGGCAGCACGTATTTGATGTCGGCCTCGCTCTCGCCCAGATCGCCGGCGGCGGCCTCGGCGGCGGGGATCTGCTCCAGCAGCCGCCAGAGGAACCTGATGTCGCCGTGCCGCGCGGCGTGCTTCACCGCGCGGTCGTGTAGCTCCTTGGACGACAGCTGCTCGAGCTCCCGGAGATCGGCCATGGCTCGACTCTAACCGCTACCCGGCGCGCTGCTCGTCAGGAACGCGGTCCCGTGCTGCCATGGAGGTATGACACCGCGGCCGGAGAAGAATGTACGAGTGAAAAGGGTCTACGACACACCGGATTCCACCGACGGCACCCGCGTGCTGGTGGATCGGCTCTGGCCCAGAGGCATCAGCAAACAGCGGGCACAGGTCGATGAATGGCTGCGCGACGTGGCGCCCACGAGCGAGCTGCGCCGGTGGTTCCACGCCGATCCGACGGCCCGGTGGGATGAATTCGCCGACCGATATCGGGACGAACTGGACGACGATCGGCACGCCCCCGAACTCGCCCGGCTGCATGACCTGCGCGCGTCCGGTCCGGTCACTCTGCTCACAGCGGTTTCGGAGCCGGCGCACAGCCATGTCGCCGTGCTGCTGCGGGTGCTGGCCGAGCCGCGCCCGGGCGGACGCTCGTGAACGAGATGTGCGTCACATCACCGGATTCCGGTCCGCGGCCGCTCGAGCCGCGGGTTTACGGGATATTCACCGACACGCTCGCCAACGCCCGAGCCGAAAAGACCGAACGGCA contains:
- a CDS encoding cytochrome P450; translated protein: MTESLPIITELPLERPAGRPFDPPAELRALREREPLTRMDFPDGHRGWLATGHAVVRAILADPRFSNRTDVLHSPIKGAPAPGPTPPGTFLRYDPPEHTRFRNLLVGRFTVRRMRMLTERVEELTAGCLDAMARHGGPVDLVEAFARPIPELVICELLGVPTADHDRFRRLAASPGHEATAREILDEASDLFDDIMDYIRHLVAAKRANPTDDMLSELTASDLTEDELVGVGSMLFAAGGETTANMLALGTYALLRNPDQLAALRADPDLTDRAIEELLRYLTIAHITTRTATEDVELAGHTIESGATVVLSLSAADRDERRFDDPDTLDVERNAVGHLAFGYGVHQCLGQQLARVEMRVAFPALLSRFPGLRLAVPPEEVPMRNALDIAGVRRLPVIW
- a CDS encoding cytochrome P450 — encoded protein: MTESLSPAIELPVERPPGRPFDPAAGLAAIREREPLTRLKFPGGHVGWLATGHAVVRAVLADPRFSSRSENLRSPVVELDTTRSVPAGMFLRYDPPEHTRFRNMLTGRFTVRRMRLLTERIEGFTAECLDAMQRQGGPVDLVTAFARPIPELVICDLLGVPVADHDQFSRLAAASTPDVSPEEFVNKRIDAFDSVLDYIRHLVAAKRANPTDDMLSELAATDLTEDELVGVGGLLLAAGLDTTANMLALGTFALLCNPEQLALLRADPDLTDRAVEELLRYLSIAHTAVRGALEDVELAGHTIRAGESVALSITAGNRDPERFDDPDTLDVERNAVGHLAFGHGVHQCLGQQLARVEMRVGYRALLARFPGLRLAVPAEEVPLRGAIDIGGVRSLPVTW
- a CDS encoding ferredoxin yields the protein MRISVDRERCIGSGMCALTAPEIFDQDDDEGKVKLLDPQPQHCHAEVREAAVVCPSGAIEVEE
- a CDS encoding LLM class F420-dependent oxidoreductase; protein product: MSIRLGYQMPNFSHATTARELFPSVIAQAREAEAAGFDSAFVMDHFYQLPGLGTPDEPMLEAYTALGGLATATERIQLSTLVTGNTYRNPTLLAKAVTTLDVVSGGRAVLGIGAGWFELEHNALGFEFGTFAERFERLDEALQIIHPMLRGQRPTFDGKWYHTREAMNEPRVRDDLPIMLGGGGEKKTFGLAARYGDHLNIICDANELPRKIDAVRQRCAEVGRDPETLETSFLAFLILDEDGDRARKLQSEILDRQARNMPGVPPQTDRQFVGTPDDVADQFQRRVLDHGVDGLIVNMVANGHEPGILELAGKALSPLVHKG
- a CDS encoding DUF488 domain-containing protein, translating into MKRVYDTPDSTDGTRVLVDRLWPRGISKQRAQVDEWLRDVAPTSELRRWFHADPTARWDEFADRYRDELDDDRHAPELARLHDLRASGPVTLLTAVSEPAHSHVAVLLRVLAEPRPGGRS